The Panicum hallii strain FIL2 chromosome 9, PHallii_v3.1, whole genome shotgun sequence genome has a window encoding:
- the LOC112877586 gene encoding peroxidase 57-like produces the protein MASAARMSAPALMVALAVLAFAAGGSAQLQYGFYKGKCNASDVEAVVQGIVKARFAREAPIVAYLLRLQFHECAVNGCDGGLLIDGPGTEKTAPPNLSVKGYDLIAAIKAELEKRCPGVVSCSDIEILATRDAVALAGGLAYAVRTGRRDRRQSRASDVNLPAPEYTAAQAVGYYARLGMTPYETVVLLGAHTVGATHCSAIKNSRLYGYGGRPGATDPSMDRATASVYKKWVCPNVTSSDGNTVFLDDQWSALKVDNNYYKNLQLRRGVLSVDQNLYSDGSTRWIVDQLANNAGLFQAQFAKVLVKLSEVNVLTGTQGEIRKVCSKFN, from the exons ATGGCCTCAGCAGCCCGCATGAGTGCGCCGGCGCTAATGGTGGCTTTGGCCGTGCTGGCCTTCGCCGCCGGCGGCAGCGCGCAGCTGCAGTACGGGTTCTACAAGGGCAAGTGCAACGCCAGCGACGTGGAGGCGGTGGTGCAGGGCATCGTCAAGGCCCGCTTCGCCCGCGAGGCACCCATCGTCGCCTACCTCCTCCGTCTGCAATTCCACGAGTGCGCCGTCAAT GGGTGCGACGGCGGCCTCCTGATCGACGGCCCCGGCACGGAGAAGACGGCGCCGCCGAACCTGAGCGTCAAGGGCTACGACCTCATCGCGGCCATCAAGGCGGAGCTGGAGAAGAGGTGCCCCGGCGTGGTCTCGTGCTCCGACATCGAGATCCTCGCCACCAGGGACGCGGTGGCGCTCGCCGGCGGGCTGGCGTACGCGGTGCGCACCGGGCGGAGGGACCGCCGGCAGTCCCGGGCCTCCGACGTCAACCTCCCGGCGCCGGAGTACACGGCGGCGCAGGCCGTCGGGTACTACGCCAGGCTGGGGATGACCCCGTACGAGACGGTGGTGCTGCTGGGCGCGCACACGGTGGGCGCCACGCACTGCAGCGCGATCAAGAACAGCCGGCTGTACGGGTACGGCGGCAGGCCCGGCGCGACGGACCCCAGCATGGACCGGGCCACCGCGTCGGTGTACAAGAAGTGGGTGTGCCCGAACGTGACGTCGTCGGACGGGAACACCGTGTTCCTGGACGACCAGTGGAGTGCCCTGAAGGTGGACAACAACTACTACAAGAACCTGCAGCTCCGCCGCGGTGTCCTCTCCGTTGACCAGAACCTCTACAGCGACGGGTCCACACGTTGGATCGTCGACCAGCTCGCCAACAATGCTGGCCTCTTCCAGGCGCAGTTCGCCAAGGTTCTCGTAAAGCTCAGCGAGGTCAACGTGCTCACCGGCACGCAGGGGGAGATCCGCAAGGTCTGCAGCAAATTTAACTGA